A DNA window from Stegostoma tigrinum isolate sSteTig4 unplaced genomic scaffold, sSteTig4.hap1 scaffold_240, whole genome shotgun sequence contains the following coding sequences:
- the LOC132207993 gene encoding gastrula zinc finger protein XlCGF8.2DB-like, with amino-acid sequence MRGVCEDSSEMSKHQRSHTGERLWKCGDCWKGFIYPSQLEMHQRSHTGEKPFICSDCRLGFTQSNNLLKHQRVHSGERPFACSVCGKGFAQTSHLLKHQQIHTGESPFTCSVCGKEFALSSSLLIHQLIHNGDRLFTCSICGKGFVSSTNLLRHQQVHTGEKSFTCSACGKGFTHSSNLLTHQRLHTGERPFTCWECGKAFTQTVHLLIHQRIHTGEKPFTCSEYGKGFAHSTNLLRHQRVHSGDRPFTCSMCGKGFTESSQLLTHQQVHHNHI; translated from the coding sequence ATGCGtggagtctgtgaagattcatctgaaatgtccaaacaccagcgcagtcacactggggagagactgtggaaatgtggggattgttggaagggatttatttacccatcccagctggaaatgcaccaacgcagtcacactggggagaaaccattcatttgctctgattgtcggctgggattcactcagtcaaacaacttgctgaaacaccagcgagttcacagtggggagagaccgtttgcctgctctgtgtgtgggaaaggatttgcgCAGACATCTCACTTGCTgaaacaccagcaaattcacacaggagagagtCCATTCACTTGCTCTGTATGTGGGAAAGAATTTGCTTTGTCATCGAGCCTGTTGATACATCAGCTAATTCACAATGGGGATAGACTGTTCACCTGCTCTATTTGTGGGAAAGGATTCGTTTCatcaaccaacctgctgagacaccagcaagttcacaccggAGAGAAATCATTCACCTGTTCTGcgtgtgggaaaggatttactcactcatccaacctgctgacacatcagcgacttcatactggagagagaccattcacctgttgGGAGTGTggaaaagcattcactcagacagttCACCTGCTGATAcatcagcgaattcacactggagagaaaccgttcacgtgttccgagtatgggaagggatttgctcactcaaccaacctgctgagacaccagcgagttcactctggggacagaccattcacttgttctatgtgtggaaagggattcactgaatcatcccaactgttaacacaccagcaagttcaccacaaccacatttga